One window from the genome of Deinococcus fonticola encodes:
- a CDS encoding serine hydrolase: MKRLLTFLLSLTPLLTVGTLAQSPDPLEPILTFARTQPGDLAISVATVLPDGTLKPALRWNDTQAMPLASSMKVVVLAAYARAVSAGKLNPDTPVKVADWEAYYLPGTDGGAHAESLKTLGIGTDQQGRATTPEKTVPLDTLARFMIETSDNAATDLILSRLGKEAVPATIRALGLKQQEDIGPVSGLFGNWDKAGAAYLKAAPAQRRALDWQRGEAVRRDPALRQPPATEAPASDAAIALAVQLQNQTPPRGSTADYAALMGRVLSGEGFHAAELALMRRHLGWPMRVNLANAQVYNALYAKGGSLGAGVLTNNLALDIKGGPRVVYSIFLRNIPENSSAAITQSLEGFMLDTLFQSAAQQRLLQALGVGR; encoded by the coding sequence ATGAAACGTCTGCTGACCTTCCTGCTGAGCCTGACCCCGCTGCTGACGGTCGGCACGCTGGCCCAGTCCCCCGACCCGCTGGAGCCGATCCTGACGTTTGCCCGCACCCAGCCTGGTGACCTGGCCATCTCGGTGGCCACGGTCTTGCCGGACGGCACGCTGAAACCCGCTCTGCGCTGGAACGACACCCAGGCCATGCCGCTGGCCAGTTCCATGAAGGTGGTGGTGCTGGCCGCCTACGCCCGCGCGGTGAGCGCCGGGAAACTGAACCCCGACACACCCGTGAAAGTGGCTGACTGGGAAGCGTATTACCTGCCCGGCACGGACGGCGGCGCCCACGCCGAATCCCTGAAAACCCTGGGGATCGGGACGGATCAACAGGGCCGCGCCACCACGCCGGAGAAAACCGTGCCGCTCGACACGCTGGCGCGCTTCATGATCGAGACCAGCGACAACGCCGCCACCGACCTGATCCTGAGCAGACTGGGGAAGGAGGCCGTTCCCGCCACCATCCGGGCCCTCGGGTTGAAGCAGCAGGAGGACATCGGCCCGGTGTCCGGCCTGTTCGGCAACTGGGACAAGGCCGGCGCAGCGTACCTGAAAGCCGCGCCTGCCCAGCGCCGCGCCCTGGACTGGCAACGCGGCGAGGCCGTGCGCCGTGACCCGGCCCTGCGTCAGCCGCCGGCCACGGAGGCGCCCGCCAGTGACGCCGCCATCGCCCTGGCCGTGCAGTTGCAAAACCAGACGCCCCCCCGGGGCAGCACGGCCGATTACGCCGCGCTGATGGGCCGTGTCCTGAGCGGCGAGGGCTTTCATGCTGCGGAACTGGCCCTCATGCGCCGTCATCTGGGCTGGCCCATGCGCGTGAATCTGGCAAACGCGCAGGTGTACAACGCCCTGTATGCCAAGGGCGGCAGCCTGGGGGCGGGCGTCCTGACCAACAACCTCGCCCTGGACATCAAAGGTGGCCCCAGGGTGGTGTACAGCATCTTTTTACGGAATATCCCCGAAAACAGCTCTGCGGCCATTACGCAGTCCCTGGAGGGCTTCATGCTGGATACGCTGTTTCAGTCCGCCGCCCAGCAGCGTCTCTTGCAGGCCCTGGGTGTCGGACGCTAG
- the apaG gene encoding Co2+/Mg2+ efflux protein ApaG, with protein MKVLTDIHVGVTVGFMPEHSRAGQQVFQYQITIENRSGDTWQLLARHWDIQDGNGRLFSVDGEGVIGEQPLLRPGAKYTYDSFVTIEIQPGHMRGYYVMQDAWGERAQVPIPPFHLSLGERVLN; from the coding sequence GTGAAGGTTCTCACGGACATTCACGTCGGCGTCACGGTCGGTTTCATGCCCGAACACAGCCGCGCCGGCCAACAGGTCTTTCAGTACCAGATCACCATCGAAAACCGCAGCGGCGACACCTGGCAACTGCTGGCACGGCACTGGGATATTCAGGACGGCAACGGCCGGCTGTTCAGCGTGGACGGCGAGGGGGTCATCGGTGAGCAGCCCCTGCTGCGTCCCGGCGCGAAGTACACCTACGATTCCTTCGTGACCATCGAGATCCAGCCCGGCCACATGCGCGGGTACTACGTCATGCAGGACGCCTGGGGCGAGCGGGCGCAGGTGCCCATTCCGCCCTTTCACCTGAGTCTGGGCGAACGGGTACTGAATTAG
- the purC gene encoding phosphoribosylaminoimidazolesuccinocarboxamide synthase — protein MTKGSMLYEGKAKRVYATEHPHEYIVEYKDDATAFNAQKRGSWQGKGATNNAISAHLYPQLEAAGIPTHFIEKLDDRQQRVKAVTIVPVEVIVRNTAAGSFSKRLGVEEGTKLARPVVEYCYKSDELGDPLINTDTAISLGWATEADLTRIRELALNIRDFLVPYFEKRGVNLIDFKLEFGKLADGTIVLADEISPDTCRFWDMATNEKMDKDRFRRDLGGIEEAYAEMLRRVTSPADDR, from the coding sequence ATGACCAAAGGCAGCATGTTGTACGAAGGCAAAGCAAAACGCGTGTACGCCACCGAGCACCCCCACGAATACATCGTGGAGTACAAGGACGACGCCACCGCCTTCAACGCCCAGAAACGCGGCAGCTGGCAGGGCAAGGGCGCCACCAACAACGCCATCAGCGCCCACCTTTATCCTCAGCTGGAAGCGGCCGGGATTCCCACGCACTTCATCGAGAAACTGGATGACCGCCAGCAGCGCGTGAAAGCCGTGACCATCGTGCCCGTGGAAGTCATCGTGCGCAACACGGCCGCCGGGTCGTTCAGCAAACGCCTGGGCGTCGAGGAAGGCACGAAACTGGCCCGGCCCGTCGTCGAGTACTGCTACAAGTCCGACGAGCTGGGCGACCCGCTGATCAACACCGACACGGCCATCTCGCTGGGCTGGGCCACCGAGGCCGACCTGACGCGCATCCGGGAACTCGCCCTGAACATCCGCGACTTCCTGGTGCCGTACTTCGAGAAACGCGGCGTGAATCTCATCGACTTCAAACTGGAGTTCGGCAAACTCGCGGACGGCACCATTGTCCTGGCCGACGAGATCAGCCCCGACACCTGCCGTTTCTGGGATATGGCCACCAACGAAAAAATGGACAAAGACCGCTTCCGCCGTGACCTGGGCGGCATCGAGGAAGCCTACGCGGAGATGCTCAGGCGCGTCACCTCACCTGCCGACGACCGCTAA
- a CDS encoding aminopeptidase — translation MTQTTTDFQSKLANYAELLVKTGVNLPAGGKLQVGGPLDAAPLLREIARAAYRAGALHVNVRIVDPQQALALYEDGSDEAVAYIPEWAAAEDQRLVEKGYAFLNIAGTDPKLLANVNPERVAQRSKLQAQAGKAVSEAIGGFQVNWCVAAMSTPAWARAVYPDLPEAEAVAKLWEDIFTVTRADQPDPVSAWKAHTDELERLTGLLTDKQYASLHLKSDLGTDLTVGLADGHIWQGGAETARNGIRGVPNLPTDEVFTMPHRERVDGWAVASKPLSVRGQLIEGIRVRFENGRAVEIHAEKGQDVLQKLIETDEGAAHLGEVALVKASAPVAQTGTLFYNTLFDENAASHIAFGRCYPTNVQHGENPEALKAAGGNDSLIHVDWMIGNAQTDVDGLTASGEREALMRGGEWVI, via the coding sequence GTGACTCAGACAACTACGGATTTTCAGTCGAAACTGGCGAACTACGCGGAACTCCTGGTGAAAACGGGCGTGAACCTCCCGGCGGGCGGGAAGTTGCAGGTGGGCGGCCCGCTGGACGCCGCGCCGCTGCTGCGCGAGATCGCGCGGGCGGCGTACCGGGCCGGCGCGCTGCACGTCAACGTGCGCATTGTCGACCCGCAGCAGGCGCTGGCGCTGTACGAGGACGGCAGTGACGAGGCGGTGGCGTACATTCCCGAGTGGGCCGCCGCAGAGGATCAGCGCCTGGTGGAGAAGGGATACGCTTTCCTGAACATCGCCGGGACTGACCCGAAACTGCTGGCGAACGTGAACCCGGAACGCGTGGCCCAGCGCAGCAAGTTGCAGGCGCAGGCCGGCAAGGCCGTGTCGGAGGCCATCGGGGGCTTTCAGGTGAACTGGTGCGTGGCGGCCATGAGCACGCCCGCCTGGGCCAGGGCCGTCTACCCCGATCTGCCCGAGGCGGAAGCCGTGGCGAAGCTCTGGGAGGACATCTTCACGGTCACGCGGGCCGACCAGCCCGACCCGGTGAGTGCATGGAAGGCCCACACCGACGAACTGGAACGCCTGACCGGACTGCTCACCGACAAGCAGTACGCCAGCCTGCACCTGAAATCCGACCTGGGCACCGACCTGACCGTGGGTCTCGCGGACGGCCACATCTGGCAGGGCGGCGCAGAAACTGCCAGGAACGGCATCCGGGGCGTGCCCAACCTGCCCACCGACGAGGTGTTCACCATGCCGCACCGCGAGCGGGTAGACGGCTGGGCGGTGGCCAGCAAACCCCTGAGCGTGCGCGGGCAACTCATCGAAGGCATTCGCGTGCGCTTCGAGAACGGCCGGGCTGTGGAAATCCACGCCGAGAAGGGGCAGGACGTGCTTCAGAAACTCATTGAGACTGATGAAGGCGCCGCGCACCTCGGTGAGGTGGCCCTGGTGAAAGCCAGTGCGCCCGTCGCGCAGACCGGCACGCTGTTCTACAACACCCTCTTCGACGAGAACGCCGCCTCGCACATCGCCTTCGGGCGCTGCTACCCCACCAACGTGCAGCACGGCGAGAACCCCGAGGCGCTGAAGGCCGCGGGCGGCAACGACAGTCTCATTCACGTGGACTGGATGATCGGCAACGCGCAGACCGACGTGGACGGCCTCACCGCCAGCGGCGAACGCGAAGCCCTGATGCGCGGCGGCGAGTGGGTGATTTGA
- the purS gene encoding phosphoribosylformylglycinamidine synthase subunit PurS, which produces MPKYNAKIYVTLKPSILDPQGRTVERALSHLDHKNVGSVRIGKYIELSLSGEKADVEAQLRDITENVLSNPIMEDARWELEEEK; this is translated from the coding sequence ATGCCCAAGTACAACGCGAAAATTTACGTCACCCTCAAGCCTTCCATCCTCGACCCGCAGGGCCGCACGGTGGAACGCGCCCTGTCGCACCTTGACCACAAGAATGTGGGCAGCGTTCGCATCGGCAAGTACATCGAACTCTCGCTCAGCGGCGAGAAAGCCGACGTGGAGGCGCAACTCAGGGACATCACCGAGAACGTCCTGAGCAACCCCATCATGGAAGACGCCCGCTGGGAGCTAGAGGAAGAAAAGTGA
- a CDS encoding ArsR/SmtB family transcription factor: MPEVPDLAARVTALEARLAALEERCAPGPARAPDSRWEEPFWALSRLEDESPQGALLYAGHVHLPTGEHWGWKERQGGPEMLAASWDEAAPVLAALGHPLRLAILRAVLHGQRTTTQLQAAPELATGGKLYHHLRELQAAGWLLMQGRGEYTVPAERVIPLLIAVRATGRVTGTES, translated from the coding sequence ATGCCCGAAGTGCCTGACCTCGCTGCCCGTGTCACCGCGCTGGAGGCCCGTCTGGCCGCGCTGGAAGAGCGCTGTGCCCCGGGCCCGGCGCGCGCCCCGGACAGCCGCTGGGAAGAGCCGTTCTGGGCGCTCAGCCGCCTGGAAGACGAGTCGCCGCAGGGCGCCCTGCTGTATGCCGGACACGTTCACCTCCCCACCGGGGAACACTGGGGCTGGAAAGAGAGGCAGGGCGGCCCCGAAATGCTGGCCGCCAGCTGGGACGAAGCCGCGCCGGTTCTGGCCGCGCTGGGCCACCCGCTGCGGCTGGCGATCCTGCGCGCGGTGCTGCACGGGCAGCGCACCACCACCCAGCTTCAGGCCGCACCTGAACTTGCCACCGGCGGCAAACTGTACCATCACCTGCGCGAGTTGCAGGCCGCCGGCTGGCTGCTGATGCAGGGACGCGGGGAATACACCGTGCCGGCCGAGCGCGTCATTCCGCTTTTGATCGCGGTGCGGGCCACCGGGCGCGTCACGGGAACCGAATCGTGA
- a CDS encoding tRNA (cytidine(34)-2'-O)-methyltransferase — protein sequence MTSSLPASPLLHVVLFEPEKAGNVGNVARTCAVLGAELHLIRPFGFHLQDREFRRAVMDYLQGVQLHEYANWTSFQDSLPAPARVFAFSTHASELHTRAGFQRGDYLLFGPESRGLPVWLRDALPKLKLPQPGGGRSLNLAVAAGVAAFEAGRQIEGW from the coding sequence GTGACCTCTTCCCTGCCGGCTTCCCCTTTGCTACACGTCGTGCTGTTCGAGCCGGAGAAAGCCGGGAACGTGGGAAACGTGGCGCGGACATGCGCGGTGCTGGGCGCGGAACTGCACCTGATTCGCCCGTTCGGGTTTCACCTGCAGGACCGCGAGTTCCGGCGGGCGGTCATGGATTACCTGCAGGGCGTGCAACTTCACGAGTACGCGAACTGGACGTCTTTTCAGGACAGCCTGCCTGCCCCGGCGCGGGTGTTTGCGTTCTCGACGCACGCCAGCGAGTTGCACACGCGGGCCGGGTTTCAGCGCGGCGACTACCTGCTGTTCGGCCCGGAATCGCGCGGCCTGCCGGTGTGGCTGCGGGACGCCCTGCCGAAACTGAAGTTGCCTCAGCCGGGTGGGGGCCGCAGCCTGAATCTGGCCGTGGCCGCGGGCGTCGCGGCCTTCGAGGCCGGGCGGCAGATCGAAGGCTGGTGA
- a CDS encoding M20/M25/M40 family metallo-hydrolase, translating to MTTPAGPINRPFLFDLLSVAAPSGAERRAADVWLKEAATFARTHEDHYGNAYAEVGPENAPVIALMGHLDEIGLIVSHVNDDGHISVLGVGGWDPQVLVGQRIRLLAPGGDMLGVIGKKAIHVMEQEERSKASKLEELWIDVGLEAGEVKDQIPVGTYGVIEQGPLMIGTKVVSRALDNRVGAFIVLEALRAIKDLPLKHRIVAVGTAQEEIGVFGAHTSGYALDPVAGIAVDVTHETGQPGVKKEKYGVAPFGSGANLSVGPMNNPTLLRQLTEAARKNDIPYTLSASGRYTGTDSDALTLVRGGVPTAVVSIPNRYMHSPSEMIDERDAKACIDIIAAWIKDLEETPEFKR from the coding sequence ATGACCACCCCAGCTGGCCCCATCAATCGCCCCTTTCTGTTCGATCTTCTGTCCGTGGCTGCCCCCAGCGGGGCCGAGCGCCGCGCCGCCGACGTGTGGCTAAAAGAAGCCGCCACTTTCGCCCGCACCCACGAAGACCACTACGGCAACGCCTACGCCGAGGTCGGCCCGGAGAATGCCCCCGTCATTGCCCTGATGGGTCACCTCGACGAGATCGGGCTCATCGTGTCACACGTCAACGACGACGGCCACATCAGCGTGCTGGGGGTCGGCGGCTGGGATCCGCAGGTGCTGGTGGGCCAGCGCATTCGCCTGCTCGCGCCCGGCGGGGACATGCTGGGCGTTATCGGCAAAAAAGCCATTCACGTCATGGAGCAGGAAGAGCGCAGCAAGGCCAGCAAACTGGAGGAACTGTGGATCGACGTGGGTCTGGAAGCAGGCGAGGTGAAAGACCAGATTCCGGTCGGAACTTACGGCGTGATTGAACAGGGCCCGCTGATGATCGGCACGAAGGTCGTGAGCCGCGCCCTGGACAACCGCGTGGGCGCTTTTATCGTGCTGGAAGCCCTGCGCGCCATTAAAGACCTGCCGCTCAAGCACCGCATCGTGGCCGTCGGCACTGCCCAGGAAGAAATCGGCGTGTTCGGGGCGCACACCAGCGGGTACGCCCTCGACCCGGTTGCGGGCATTGCCGTGGATGTCACGCACGAAACGGGACAACCCGGCGTGAAGAAGGAAAAGTACGGCGTGGCTCCCTTCGGCAGCGGCGCGAACCTCTCGGTCGGCCCCATGAACAACCCCACGCTGCTGCGCCAGCTCACCGAAGCCGCCCGGAAAAACGACATCCCCTACACGCTTTCCGCCAGTGGACGCTACACCGGCACCGACAGCGACGCCCTGACCCTGGTGCGGGGCGGCGTGCCCACCGCGGTGGTCAGCATTCCCAACCGCTACATGCACAGCCCCAGCGAAATGATCGACGAGCGCGACGCCAAAGCGTGCATCGACATTATCGCCGCGTGGATCAAAGACCTCGAAGAAACCCCGGAGTTCAAACGCTGA
- the prmC gene encoding peptide chain release factor N(5)-glutamine methyltransferase: MLTLRQLVLEAVRVLEAAEVPSPEVDARELVLFALGLGRTALLTRAHEEMTPPDTAKVMALVQRRAARIPLQHLLGEVEWGGVRLKSDARALVPRPETEVLLELALTELATTHSPPARVLDIGTGTGAIALGIKRARPDAEVWATDLSAAALELARENAEWNGLTVNFAQGSLFDALVGPFDLIVSNPPYLPESDRLSAQPEVRHDPALALYSGPDGLDLPRQLVRQAASFLSPGGTLLLELDPRNVTILTREMPDWHAEVLPDLTGRRRFLRARR, encoded by the coding sequence TTGCTCACCTTGCGTCAACTGGTGCTGGAAGCGGTGCGGGTGCTGGAGGCTGCGGAGGTTCCCTCGCCGGAGGTGGACGCCCGCGAACTCGTGCTGTTTGCCCTGGGGCTGGGACGCACCGCCCTGCTGACGCGCGCGCATGAGGAAATGACGCCCCCGGACACCGCGAAAGTCATGGCCCTGGTGCAGCGTCGGGCCGCGCGCATTCCCCTGCAGCACCTGCTGGGCGAGGTGGAGTGGGGCGGCGTGCGCCTGAAATCGGACGCCCGCGCCCTGGTGCCGCGTCCGGAAACGGAAGTCTTGCTGGAACTGGCCCTCACGGAGCTTGCGACCACACACAGCCCACCAGCCCGCGTGTTGGACATCGGCACCGGCACAGGGGCTATCGCTTTAGGGATCAAGCGCGCCCGACCGGACGCGGAAGTGTGGGCGACCGACCTCAGCGCAGCGGCGCTGGAGCTGGCGCGCGAGAACGCGGAATGGAACGGATTGACGGTGAATTTCGCGCAGGGCAGCCTGTTCGATGCGCTGGTGGGCCCGTTCGATCTGATCGTCAGCAACCCGCCCTACCTGCCGGAAAGCGACCGCCTCAGCGCGCAGCCCGAGGTACGGCACGACCCGGCGCTGGCGCTGTACAGCGGCCCAGACGGCCTTGACCTGCCACGCCAGCTGGTACGCCAGGCGGCGTCTTTTCTCTCTCCCGGCGGAACACTGCTGCTGGAACTCGACCCGCGCAACGTGACGATCCTGACCCGGGAAATGCCGGACTGGCACGCCGAGGTGCTGCCGGACCTGACGGGAAGACGCCGGTTTCTGCGGGCACGCCGCTGA
- a CDS encoding metallophosphoesterase codes for MRYDIIGDVHGCFDELVELLRRLGHRVDGKRLEVRPGRQVVFVGDLVDRGPKVAEVLELVMDAAGRGAALVVRGNHDDRLALYLRGWPIRSAGSIDSSLRQLAHRSVEFQQQVMDFLGSLPPRLLLADGELLVTHAGDILTDDEAARAEFNVNSARTGVVDEFGVKELVDWVSEYAGEHFVVYGHETVLEPLHRARTLNLDTGCVYGGRLTALRFPEMQVVSVAAHAPYATAKRWVALQAVRS; via the coding sequence ATGCGGTACGACATCATCGGGGATGTTCACGGGTGTTTCGACGAACTGGTGGAGTTGCTGCGCCGCCTGGGGCACCGCGTGGACGGCAAGCGACTGGAGGTGCGGCCGGGTCGGCAGGTGGTATTCGTGGGCGACCTGGTCGACCGGGGGCCGAAGGTCGCGGAGGTGCTGGAACTGGTGATGGACGCCGCCGGGCGCGGGGCGGCGCTGGTGGTGCGTGGGAACCACGACGACCGCCTGGCGCTTTACCTGCGCGGCTGGCCGATTCGTTCGGCCGGGTCTATCGATTCGTCCCTGCGGCAACTGGCGCACCGCTCGGTGGAGTTTCAGCAGCAGGTGATGGACTTCCTGGGGTCGCTGCCGCCGCGCCTGCTGCTGGCAGACGGGGAACTGCTGGTCACGCACGCGGGGGACATCCTCACGGACGACGAGGCGGCGCGGGCGGAATTCAACGTGAACAGCGCCCGCACCGGGGTGGTGGATGAGTTCGGTGTGAAGGAGCTGGTGGACTGGGTGTCGGAGTACGCCGGGGAGCACTTCGTGGTCTACGGTCACGAGACGGTGCTGGAGCCGCTGCACCGCGCCCGCACGCTGAACCTGGACACCGGCTGCGTGTACGGCGGGCGGCTGACGGCCCTGCGCTTTCCGGAAATGCAGGTCGTGAGCGTGGCTGCGCACGCCCCCTACGCCACGGCGAAACGCTGGGTGGCCCTGCAGGCGGTGCGCTCGTGA
- a CDS encoding low molecular weight protein-tyrosine-phosphatase → MTSDRPLRVLALCLGNICRSPVAEELLRQELQKAGVRAVVDSAGTGDWHVGRPADSRSREVARRHGLQLGGRARQISAADFYEQEVILAMDAQNLAEARRLAPPNAEAKVQLMRDYDPEAPGEDVPDPYYGGPDGFENMYAMLERSAREFARQAQGGQLAGH, encoded by the coding sequence ATGACCTCTGATCGTCCGCTGCGTGTGCTGGCCCTGTGCCTGGGGAATATCTGCCGTTCCCCGGTGGCCGAGGAGTTGCTCCGGCAGGAATTGCAGAAGGCTGGGGTGCGGGCCGTGGTGGACAGCGCGGGCACGGGCGACTGGCATGTGGGGCGTCCAGCCGACTCGCGTAGCCGGGAGGTGGCGCGGCGGCACGGCCTGCAGCTGGGGGGCCGGGCGCGGCAAATTTCGGCGGCAGATTTCTACGAGCAGGAAGTGATTCTGGCGATGGACGCGCAGAATTTGGCAGAGGCCAGGCGCCTGGCTCCCCCGAACGCCGAGGCGAAAGTGCAACTCATGCGCGACTATGATCCTGAAGCGCCGGGGGAGGATGTCCCGGATCCCTATTACGGCGGCCCGGACGGCTTCGAGAATATGTACGCCATGCTGGAGCGCAGCGCCAGGGAATTTGCCCGGCAGGCCCAGGGTGGGCAGTTGGCCGGCCATTGA
- a CDS encoding peptidylprolyl isomerase encodes MSDLYTSDGFQQTSFLSDERKTAFSGAPELGAAIEPGKQYRAVLETSKGRIVVELYPDEAPMTVNSFAYLLRHHYYDGIKFHRVIDGFMAQTGDPTGTGAGGPGYDFEDEFAGNPHRHSGKGVLSMANRGPATNGSQFFITFGPTPHLDGRHTVFGKVVEGLDVLDRLTRIQPGMGGTPDVIESAYLVEK; translated from the coding sequence ATGAGTGATCTCTACACCTCGGACGGCTTTCAGCAGACCTCTTTCCTGAGTGACGAGCGCAAGACGGCCTTCAGCGGCGCCCCGGAACTGGGCGCGGCTATTGAGCCCGGCAAGCAGTACCGCGCCGTGCTGGAAACCAGCAAGGGCCGCATCGTGGTCGAGCTGTACCCGGACGAAGCGCCCATGACGGTGAACAGCTTCGCTTACCTGCTGCGTCACCATTACTACGACGGCATCAAGTTTCACCGCGTGATCGACGGCTTCATGGCGCAGACGGGCGACCCCACCGGCACCGGCGCGGGCGGCCCCGGCTACGACTTCGAGGACGAGTTCGCCGGGAACCCCCACCGCCACAGCGGCAAGGGCGTGCTGAGCATGGCCAACCGTGGCCCGGCCACCAACGGCTCCCAGTTCTTCATCACCTTCGGCCCCACCCCGCACCTCGACGGACGCCACACCGTGTTCGGCAAGGTCGTGGAGGGCCTGGACGTGCTCGATCGCCTGACCCGCATTCAACCCGGCATGGGCGGCACCCCCGACGTGATCGAGAGCGCCTACCTGGTCGAGAAGTAA
- a CDS encoding protein jag, which produces MDNRTNLDDYLAGLGISDADENAPPPPTLEMSAAPLPTLEAAHEEPRVVLDRFLKGLTARIDPSLTYEIHEAEDALEAEINGEAAQKLAGRDGRTLHAIEVIAYTVLAKQAGRSDLRVRVDVGGFRRRQADTLAKLAERLAVQVTKSGEAHELQPMPAADRRIIHMTLKEHPDVMSESVGEGAARRLVIKPRHG; this is translated from the coding sequence ATGGATAACCGCACGAACCTCGACGATTACCTCGCGGGACTGGGCATCAGTGACGCGGACGAGAACGCCCCGCCGCCCCCCACGCTGGAGATGTCGGCCGCGCCCCTGCCCACCCTGGAGGCCGCGCACGAGGAACCACGCGTGGTGCTTGACCGCTTCCTGAAAGGCCTGACCGCCCGTATCGACCCCAGCCTGACCTACGAGATTCACGAGGCGGAAGACGCGCTGGAAGCCGAGATCAACGGGGAGGCTGCCCAGAAGCTTGCCGGGCGCGACGGGCGCACCCTGCATGCTATTGAAGTTATCGCGTACACCGTGCTGGCCAAACAGGCGGGCCGCAGTGACCTGCGCGTGCGCGTGGACGTGGGGGGCTTTCGCCGGCGTCAGGCCGACACGCTGGCGAAACTGGCCGAGCGCCTGGCCGTGCAGGTCACCAAAAGTGGCGAGGCGCACGAGTTGCAACCCATGCCGGCCGCGGATCGCCGCATCATTCACATGACCCTCAAGGAACACCCCGATGTCATGAGCGAGTCGGTGGGCGAGGGCGCGGCGCGGCGACTGGTGATCAAACCCCGCCACGGGTAA
- the ispF gene encoding 2-C-methyl-D-erythritol 2,4-cyclodiphosphate synthase, which yields MLAAVPFRVGFGEDAHRLEAGLPLVLGGVPVPDAELGAVAHSDGDAVLHAVADALLSGLALGDIGQYFPDTAAEWKDMDSRVILAKALELVRGRGYAPVNVAVVVTLDRPKLGPLRAEIAASVARLLNLPPSEVGLSFKTSEGLAPRHVQTRVTVLLGRTEE from the coding sequence ATGTTGGCTGCCGTGCCGTTTCGGGTTGGGTTTGGTGAGGATGCTCACCGTTTGGAGGCGGGCTTGCCGCTGGTGCTGGGGGGCGTGCCGGTGCCGGATGCAGAGCTGGGGGCCGTGGCCCACAGTGATGGAGACGCCGTGCTGCATGCGGTGGCGGACGCCCTGCTGTCGGGGCTGGCGCTGGGGGATATCGGGCAGTACTTCCCGGACACGGCGGCCGAGTGGAAGGATATGGATTCCAGGGTGATCCTGGCGAAGGCGCTGGAGCTGGTGCGCGGGCGGGGGTACGCGCCCGTGAACGTGGCGGTGGTGGTCACGCTGGACAGACCGAAACTGGGGCCGCTGCGGGCCGAGATCGCCGCTTCGGTGGCGCGGCTGCTGAACCTGCCCCCGTCGGAGGTGGGCCTCAGCTTCAAAACGTCCGAGGGGCTGGCCCCCAGGCACGTTCAGACGCGCGTGACGGTGCTGCTGGGCCGAACCGAGGAGTGA